One genomic window of Sphingobacterium oryzagri includes the following:
- a CDS encoding glycosyltransferase: MKKISRKLQPIALWLSLHDTSPTVKAEKRAVYCHNSFPFLKWNFRDLVFAPNIVLFALFSKFFYRVNIHQNDFVIVQQEWFRTAFIKLFNLNRTQIIVSPPDVGTSVKQNDSLEIPSAEHNGIYTFIYPAIADSHKNFECICRAAELLWKKGVRNFRVLLTIKGDENRYAKWLYANWGKDIPTIEFLGYLDRSTLFSFYEKAQSLIFASKVETWGLPITEFSAFKKPMLLADLPYARETAQGADMVVFFDVNSPDILANYMQELIEGNTTSVHSLDKLPLQEPYAVGWPSLFSILLS; encoded by the coding sequence ATGAAAAAGATTTCGAGGAAACTCCAACCTATTGCATTATGGTTGTCCCTGCACGATACGAGTCCTACAGTGAAAGCAGAAAAGCGTGCTGTATACTGCCATAATTCATTTCCTTTTCTGAAATGGAATTTTAGAGATTTAGTTTTCGCACCAAATATTGTTTTATTTGCGTTGTTTTCTAAATTTTTCTATCGTGTAAATATTCATCAGAACGATTTTGTGATTGTACAGCAGGAGTGGTTTCGAACAGCCTTCATTAAACTGTTTAATTTAAATAGAACGCAAATCATCGTTTCTCCGCCTGACGTAGGAACCAGCGTAAAACAAAACGATTCCTTAGAAATACCATCAGCGGAGCATAATGGGATTTACACGTTTATATACCCAGCTATTGCAGACAGCCATAAAAACTTTGAATGTATATGCCGAGCTGCTGAATTACTTTGGAAGAAGGGCGTTCGCAACTTTCGGGTGTTATTAACAATCAAAGGCGATGAAAATCGATATGCAAAATGGCTGTACGCGAATTGGGGGAAAGATATACCAACAATCGAATTTCTAGGTTATCTCGATCGTTCAACGTTATTTTCATTTTACGAAAAGGCGCAGAGTCTTATTTTTGCGTCAAAGGTAGAAACCTGGGGGTTGCCGATTACAGAGTTTTCAGCTTTCAAAAAGCCGATGTTATTGGCGGATCTTCCTTATGCTCGCGAGACTGCACAGGGAGCAGATATGGTCGTGTTTTTTGATGTCAATAGCCCAGATATTCTTGCTAACTATATGCAGGAATTGATCGAAGGTAATACAACCAGTGTGCATAGTCTGGATAAATTGCCGTTACAAGAGCCTTATGCAGTGGGATGGCCATCGTTATTTTCCATTTTGCTGTCTTAA